In one Scomber japonicus isolate fScoJap1 chromosome 6, fScoJap1.pri, whole genome shotgun sequence genomic region, the following are encoded:
- the arrb1 gene encoding beta-arrestin-1 isoform X2 yields MGDKGTRVFKKASPNGKLTVYLGKRDFVDHVDLVEPVDGVVLIDPEYLKERKVFVTLTCAFRYGREDLDVLGLTFRKDLFVANVQAFPPLPEEKKSLTRLQERLIKKLGEHAYPFTFEIPLNLPCSVTLQPGPEDTGKACGVDFEVKAFCAENVEEKIHKRNSVRLVIRKVQYAPEKPGPQPTAETTRQFLMSDKPLHLEASLDKEIYYHGEPISVNVHVTNNTNKTVKKMKISVRQYADICLFNTAQYKCPVATEDSDDVVAPSSTFCKVFTLTPFLSNNREKRGLALDGKLKHEDTNLASSTLLREGANKEILGIIVSYKVKVKLVVSRGGDVSVELPFTLMHPKPMEESFYRDAADESPIDTNLIEFDTHDDDIIFEDFARQRLIGAKDDEDEEPVDSPKLEDR; encoded by the exons ATGGGAGATAAAGGAACCAG AGTGTTCAAGAAAGCCAGTCCCAACGGAAAG CTGACCGTATACCTGGGGAAGAGGGACTTTGTGGACCACGTGGACCTGGTGGAGCCTGTCG ACGGAGTGGTGCTGATCGATCCCGAGTAcctgaaggaaaggaaag TCTTTGTGACTCTGACGTGTGCGTTCCGGTACGGCCGCGAGGATCTGGACGTTCTGGGGTTGACGTTTCGGAAGGACCTGTTTGTGGCCAACGTGCAGGCGTTCCCACCGCTGCCCGAAGAGAAGAAGAGTCTCACTCGTCTTCAGGAACGCCTCATTAAAAAACTGGGAGAACACGCGTACCCATTTACCTTCGAG ATCCCTCTGAACCTGCCGTGCTCCGTCACCCTGCAGCCGGGCCCTGAGGACACTGGGAAG GCGTGCGGTGTGGACTTTGAAGTCAAAGCTTTCTGTGCTGAAAACGTTGAAGAAAAGATCCACAAAAG GAACTCGGTGCGTCTGGTGATCAGGAAGGTCCAGTATGCACCGGAGAAGCCGGGTCCTCAACCGACCGCTGAGACCACCAGACAGTTCCTGATGTCAGACAAACCTCTGCACCTGGAGGCTTCTCTGGACAAagag ATTTATTACCACGGAGAACCGATCAGCGTCAACGTTCACGTCACGAACAACACCAACAAGACCGTGAAGAAGATGAAGATCTCAG TGCGACAGTATGCAGATATCTGTCTGTTCAACACGGCTCAGTATAAATGTCCGGTGGCCACCGAGGACTCAGA tgacGTCGTGGCTCCGAGTTCAACGTTCTGTAAAGTTTTTACTCTCACTCCGTTTCTGTCCAACAACCGAGAGAAGAGAGGACTCGCTCTGGACGGCAAGCTGAAGCACGAAGACACCAACCTGGCCTCCAGCACACT GTTGAGAGAAGGAGCCAATAAGGAAATCCTCGGCATCATCGTGTCCTATAAGGTCAAAGTGAAGCTGGTGGTTTCTCGAGGAGG TGACGTTTCTGTCGAGCTTCCCTTCACATTAATGCATCCGAAGCCGATGGAAGAGTCTTTCTACAGAGACG CTGCTGATGAATCTCCAATAGACACAAACCTGATCGAGTTTGACACACA cgatgatgacatcatcttcgAGGACTTCGCCCGCCAGCGGCTGATTGGAGCGAAGGACGATGAAGACGAGGAGCCGGTGGATTCTCCCAAACTGGAGGACAGATAG
- the arrb1 gene encoding beta-arrestin-1 isoform X1, whose amino-acid sequence MGDKGTRVFKKASPNGKLTVYLGKRDFVDHVDLVEPVDGVVLIDPEYLKERKVFVTLTCAFRYGREDLDVLGLTFRKDLFVANVQAFPPLPEEKKSLTRLQERLIKKLGEHAYPFTFEIPLNLPCSVTLQPGPEDTGKACGVDFEVKAFCAENVEEKIHKRNSVRLVIRKVQYAPEKPGPQPTAETTRQFLMSDKPLHLEASLDKEIYYHGEPISVNVHVTNNTNKTVKKMKISVRQYADICLFNTAQYKCPVATEDSDDVVAPSSTFCKVFTLTPFLSNNREKRGLALDGKLKHEDTNLASSTLLREGANKEILGIIVSYKVKVKLVVSRGGLLGDLAASDVSVELPFTLMHPKPMEESFYRDAADESPIDTNLIEFDTHDDDIIFEDFARQRLIGAKDDEDEEPVDSPKLEDR is encoded by the exons ATGGGAGATAAAGGAACCAG AGTGTTCAAGAAAGCCAGTCCCAACGGAAAG CTGACCGTATACCTGGGGAAGAGGGACTTTGTGGACCACGTGGACCTGGTGGAGCCTGTCG ACGGAGTGGTGCTGATCGATCCCGAGTAcctgaaggaaaggaaag TCTTTGTGACTCTGACGTGTGCGTTCCGGTACGGCCGCGAGGATCTGGACGTTCTGGGGTTGACGTTTCGGAAGGACCTGTTTGTGGCCAACGTGCAGGCGTTCCCACCGCTGCCCGAAGAGAAGAAGAGTCTCACTCGTCTTCAGGAACGCCTCATTAAAAAACTGGGAGAACACGCGTACCCATTTACCTTCGAG ATCCCTCTGAACCTGCCGTGCTCCGTCACCCTGCAGCCGGGCCCTGAGGACACTGGGAAG GCGTGCGGTGTGGACTTTGAAGTCAAAGCTTTCTGTGCTGAAAACGTTGAAGAAAAGATCCACAAAAG GAACTCGGTGCGTCTGGTGATCAGGAAGGTCCAGTATGCACCGGAGAAGCCGGGTCCTCAACCGACCGCTGAGACCACCAGACAGTTCCTGATGTCAGACAAACCTCTGCACCTGGAGGCTTCTCTGGACAAagag ATTTATTACCACGGAGAACCGATCAGCGTCAACGTTCACGTCACGAACAACACCAACAAGACCGTGAAGAAGATGAAGATCTCAG TGCGACAGTATGCAGATATCTGTCTGTTCAACACGGCTCAGTATAAATGTCCGGTGGCCACCGAGGACTCAGA tgacGTCGTGGCTCCGAGTTCAACGTTCTGTAAAGTTTTTACTCTCACTCCGTTTCTGTCCAACAACCGAGAGAAGAGAGGACTCGCTCTGGACGGCAAGCTGAAGCACGAAGACACCAACCTGGCCTCCAGCACACT GTTGAGAGAAGGAGCCAATAAGGAAATCCTCGGCATCATCGTGTCCTATAAGGTCAAAGTGAAGCTGGTGGTTTCTCGAGGAGG GCTCCTGGGAGATCTGGCAGCAAG TGACGTTTCTGTCGAGCTTCCCTTCACATTAATGCATCCGAAGCCGATGGAAGAGTCTTTCTACAGAGACG CTGCTGATGAATCTCCAATAGACACAAACCTGATCGAGTTTGACACACA cgatgatgacatcatcttcgAGGACTTCGCCCGCCAGCGGCTGATTGGAGCGAAGGACGATGAAGACGAGGAGCCGGTGGATTCTCCCAAACTGGAGGACAGATAG